TAAGTCCAATATGAATGGCTGTTTCGGTTTGTAATCGAATGAACATAGTATTAGAAGCTGTGTTACTACCTGTTAAAAATCCTCCCATTGCACCAATTAATGGCGAAATAAAAAGGAACACAAATCCCATTGTTTCAGAAGCTAGAATAGAAAGAACAGTAAACATTCCTGCGGTCTGCATCATTTCAGAAATGAAAATATAAAAAAATGTTGCTAAGAGAACGGGGATACATTTTTGTAATGTCTGTTTTGAACTAACAAGTATATCTTTCTTTGAAAGCTTAAAAAAACTAATAGAATAAATACAACTTATAATAAGGAAAAAACCTGGTGAAAAGAATAGAAAAAAATCAATGTTATATTGTTGTAAAGAAAGGTTCGAAATCCCCTTTAAAGTTTCCTTAATACTTGAACTCGTTCTCGACAAAAATAATAAGAAAATTAAAAGAATGTAAGGAGAGATGTAACTAATAAAGGTCTTCATATTATCCTTTTTGTTATCTTTTATGTAATAGATCCCGTTTCTCTTGTTCTTAAATGTAATCAAACAAAAAATTGACAATATGATCATTAATGAACTGAAGATGCCAGCAATTTCAACGCTAATAAAGTGATTCGCAAACCATGTGAAAATCCCTAATAAGAGTCCAATGGCAATTACTTCATTTATTCTCGAAATAAGTAGTTTTTTACCTACAGCAAAATAACTAATTAAAATAGAGAAATAAATGAACAGTGGGATCATCATCAAAGATGTGCCCTCACCTAATGACTTAAGGGGAATTTCTCCAAGTGTAGCTCCAATAATAGTCCCCATGGCTAAAGTTCCCCATGGTATGATTATTAAACTAGTTAAAGAGATTAAAGAAGATTGTATAGGTGTGAATCCTAAAGCTAATAGAATAGGAGCAATGACAACCACAGCTAATCCAAATCCGCTTAATGACTCTATTAAAGGAGATAATCCCAATGCTAATAGCATTACCTGGTGTATTCGGTCATTTGTAGATGAAGCTATTGTGGATGCGATTCTTGAAATTGCCCCCGCTTTTTCCATTAGCTCATATAAAAGAATACCAAACACTAATATATAGGCAATGATAATCGTAATAAGGATTGCTTTTATTAGTGGATGAGAAAAATCCATTATGCTAATATTAAATATTGGCAATAAAGCAATCGTAGCTGTTAAAAAAGTAACAAATAGTCCTGTGTAAATGGCTGATTTTTTAAAGATAAAAATGAATAAGATAATTGTAATAAGTGGTAGAAAAGAAAAAATAACTTTCAACATATATTCACGTCCTTTTTATACTATAAGATAAATAAATTATACTATAGTATAAAAAAGTGTAAAGATATTTTTTAATCAAATAAAGAGGTGAAAGAATGCACTTTGGGAAAAATGTAAAAAAAATTCGAAAACAAAAAGGGATAACCTTGCAAAAATTGTCACAGTTAAGTGAGGTGAGTCCGTCTATGTTATCTAAAATCGAGCGAGAAGAGAAAAATCCCACGATTCAAGTTGCCTGTCAAATTGCTGAAGGGTTAAATATAACATTGTCTGATTTATTGGATCAAAAGGAGCGAAAAAAGGATCGAATGGTGTTAAAGAAAGAGACAAGACAAATTTATATAGATAAAAAATTCGGTTTTGAGAGGCATTTACTTTCTCCTTCAGCTCCTTCTAGTGGAATCGAATTTATTTTAAATAAAATTCCCCCAAAAAGCGAATCGGGCATATTTCCCGCTCATAAGGAAGGTGTAACAGAAACTATATATGTAGCTAAAGGGTGTATAACCGTTGAACTAGATGGAGGGGATTTTAAAGAAAATTTAAACGAAGGTGACTCGTTTTATTTTGAAGCAAATACAGAGCATCGATTTATAAACAAGACTGATGAAGAAAGTCATTATTATTTAGTAATTCACTCTACTATAAAATAAATTTATATTAATCTTTAAGTTCTGTAATAATGTTTTTTTCTTCTTGAAAAAAGTATATTTGTAACGAACTACCGAATTATTTCTAGAAATAGATTAGATTTTTTTTATTGAGTAAAATGTATATGTTTACTCCTATTTGTATTGTTACAGTCTTGGATTCTTGTTGTCACACATTTTCACATGGTTCACACATATTATTTCTACGATTTTTGGCTAAAGTGAATAATGAAATATAAAAAGGAGTGATTAAACATGAATAAGAAATGGATGACATTAGGAGTAGCTTTACTTATTGCGGTACCAACTTTTGCATTTGCAAGTGAAGCGCTTGATGATGGACAAACGGAAAATAAGTCAGAAGTGATAGAAAATGAGAAGGCCAACAAAGGAGAACAAAAGGGTAAATGTGATGATAAAGGAGGTCAAAAAGATGACATGCTCCTTCAACTAGTGGAACAATATTCTCCTGATACTCTTGACAGTTGGGAAGCAGCAATGGATCAACATAAAGAATTAAGAGAAGAACTGAAAAATAACCGTAAAGAAGGAAAACCAGAATTATCAGAAGAGGAACGTGAAGCGTTAAAAGAAGAGCGCGGTTCTAAAGAAGATAAACAAGAGTTATCGGAAGAAGAAAGAGCGGCCCTAAAAGAAGAACGTGGATCTAAAGGAAAACATAAAGGAGAAAAACCAGAACTTTCAGAAGAAGAACAAGAAGCACGTAAAGCTGAAAAAGAAGAACAAAAACAATTGAGAGAGCAATTAAAAGAGGCAATAGAATCTGAAGATGATGAAGCAATCTCATCTGTTTTAGATGAATTGTTACAAAAATTAGAAGCACGTAATGCTCACCTACAAGAAAAACTAGATAATGTAGCAACTTCTGGTGAAGAGTCTGCATAATTGAAAACAAAAACTTGGTCTACCATTAACAAAGGTGACCAAGTTTTTTTGTGTACTAAAACGACAGCTCATGCAATTTAGTAACCATAAAAATATAATTTTTACACTACCATAAATTAATGGTTTTATAGTATAATGATGGATGTTTGATGAGTGTTTTTAAGTGTGAAGGTGTAAAGATAATTGAACTTATTTTTAAAAATAATGAAACTTTTGTCACTTAGCACTCGTAGATAGTATGGAAACATATTTTAGAGGAGGATTTATTATGGAAATGCAAACAGAAACAACACATGTAGATAACAAAAAGCCTTCGTTATTTGGCGTATTCACGAGTCCTGGGCTTCAGTTTGAGAGATTGAGAGAAAGACCGACGGTGTGGGTGCCGCTTTTGGTTTTAATAATTTTATGGGCTTTAGATGGATTTTTGAGAGCAATTAGTTATGATTATGAACCTGAATTAATTGAAGGGGTCACATTAGAACAGGCAAAGTTTTGGGGAATGATAGGTGGAACAGGTGGTGCTTTAATAGCAGTACCAATAGGAAGCTTAATTTCAGCTGTGATTGTTTTAATAATTGCAAAAATAGCTCAAAAGAAGCCTACCTTTAAACAATTATATTCCTTTGCTTTATATGCAAGTGTAGTAGGAATTGTGGGGGCGTTATTAAACAGTATTTTATTCTATATTCTAGGTTTTTCAATCAGTGAAAAAACTCCAGAGCTTACTAGTTTGGGAAGTTTAATTGAAAGCGAAGGGGCACTCCAAGGTTTTTTAAACTCAATTGAATTATTTACTATTTGGTCTACAGTTATTTTTGCTATTGGTTTAGAGAAAGTGGTTGGCTTATCAAAAAGGTCTGCTTGGATTATCTCTATTGCCTTCTTGCTAGTCTTAATTATTATTAGCGTGGTAACTGCGTCATTTAGTACCTCTCTTGGAGGAATGTAACCTTGTCTAAAGCAGTCAAAATAATAATAGGAATTGTAATCGTACTGGCAATTGGTGGATTTGTTGGGTTAAATATTTATCAACAAAAAGAAGAGACGGCTGCTTCCTCAATCGTTGAGACAGTTTCTTTGGAGAAAGAAGAAATAGTCCAAAATGTCATGGTTCCTGGAACACTTGAATTAACGGATGAACAGCGCATTTATTTTGAAGTGGATAAAGGAAAAGTGAAAGAAATTTTCGTTAAAAAAGGGGACAAAGTGAAAGAAGGAACAAAACTTGTTGAATATGAAAATCAACAAGTTACGCTTGAAAAAGAACAAAATGCTTTAGAAGTTGAGTCTAGTAATCTACAACTTAAGCAATACGACTCGCAAATGGATGATTTAAAAGATGAACAAAAAGAGCTAGAAAAGCAAATAGGTGAAGACGAGGCAAAAAAGCAAATTGATGAACAGAGGGAGCAGCTAAAACTGGATAAAAAGATTGCTGAACTTTCTTTAAAACAAACGGACCTTCAAAAACAAACAATAGAAAAAGCGATCTCTGATTTAACCGTAAAAAGTGAAATTAACGGTGTTGTGGTCAATGTTGATGAAACTGCGATGAATCCTAGTATGCAAGATGCGGGCACACTCATTCATGTGGCGAATATGGACTCTATGCAAGTCACTGGTGTGATATCTGAATATGACACGTTAAAAGTGAAAAAAGATCAACCGGTTAAATTAACTTCTGAAGTTCTTCCGGAAAAAGAATGGAAAGGCAAGGTTTCTTATATAGGAGACTTGCCAGAAGGAAGTGCGTTGGGTGAAGGTGGCGGAGCCGTTCAATATTCTATTATTGTTGCCGTTGAAGAGGCTAGTAAAATGGAAGCGAAGCCAGGGTTTCAGCTATTAATGGAAATTGAAACGGAGCGCCGAGAAGTTGAAACACTTCCTTTAGAAGCCGTTCAACAGGAAGGGGAAGACTATTTTGTTTATCTCGTACAAGAAGGAGTAGCCATTAAGCAGCCCGTTACGGTTGGCTCAACATCCGAGGAATTTATTGAAATTGTCGAAGGGGTGACGGACTCCGACGTAATTATTAATAACCCTGATGGTATGATTACAGATGGCATGGAAGTGAGTGTGGAATGATTAAACTACAAAGCATTACGAAAAGCTACATGATCGCCAAAGAATCATTTGATGTCTTGAAAAGTGTGGACTTACAAATCGATGAAGGTGATTTTGTTGCGATCATGGGGCCTTCTGGTTCAGGGAAATCAACGCTAATGAATATTATAGGCTGTTTAGATAAACCAACCAAAGGTCAATATTTTTTAGACAACACGGATATTTCTACATACAAGGATAAAAAACTAGCTGATGTTCGTAATCAGTCGATTGGATTTGTTTTTCAACAATTTCACCTCCTTCCTAGATTAACGGCTTTAAAAAATGTGGAGTTACCAATGATCTATGCGGGGATGCCTGCAAAAGAACGGAAAGATAAAGCCATGAATGCTTTAGAAAAAGTAGGCTTAACTGATCGAATGAATCATATGCCAAACGAGCTATCTGGAGGGCAAAAACAAAGGGTAGCGATTGCGCGTTCGATTGTGAATCAGCCGAGAATTATTTTAGCGGATGAACCTACGGGAGCACTGGATACAAAAACGAGTGCATCAATTATGGAGTTATTTCAATCATTGAATGAAGAAGGGACAACGGTAGCGATTGTTACGCATGAAAAGGAAGTTGCTGATCATGCGAGAAAGTTGATTTTTGTTCGTGATGGCAAAGTGGAATACACTTCCGAACAGCAGGAGGTGTCCTTGTGAGTTTACTAGAAAATATAAAAATGGCGATTTCCTCTGTTATGGCACATAAAATGCGTTCGATTTTAACCATGCTTGGTATAATTATCGGGGTAGGGTCTGTTATTCTCGTTGTCGCTATAGGTCAAGGCGGAGAACAAATGTTGAAAAACTCTATAGTCGGAGAGGAGAATACGATTCAAGTATACTACTCACCATCCGAAGAGGAGATGGAACGAGACCCGAACATTTTTGATAAACCAGCGTTCACTGAAGAAGATATTAGAAACCTTAAGCAAATAGATGGAGTTAAAAATGTTGCAACAATGACGACGGTTGGACAACAGTCGAGGTATAAAGAAGAAATGCTAGATTTAAATATTAATGTAATTAATGAAGCTTATTTAAAGGTTAATGAAATCCGTGTAGCTGAAGGGAAACCATTTGATCGTTCAGATTTTTTAGGAGCTAGACGTGTAGGGATCGTATCTGATCAAGTGAAGGAGGATTTTTTTCCTGATCAATCTCCTATTGGTGAGGTTCTTTGGCTAGGGAGCCAACCGATTGAAATAATAGGTGTTCAAGAAGCGCCTACTGGGCTGTTCTCATTTTCCGTCCAATCTATATATATCCCAGATAGTACGTATAACGCTGCTTTTGGTAAATTAAGTTATGATGAATTGACTCTTCAAGTCGAATCGAAGGATCAATTTGAAAGAGTAGGCGAAGAAGCAACGACTCTTTTAAATAATGCTCATGGTACTGAAGAATCCTACCAAGTTTTTAACATGGAAGAAATGGCAGATGGGGTTTCTCAAGTGACCACCATCATGACAATGATTGTAGGAAGTATCGCTGGGATTTCCCTCCTTGTGGGTGGAATTGGTGTTATGAATATTATGCTTGTTTCTGTCACCGAGCGCACCCGAGAAATTGGTATACGAAAAGCGTTAGGAGCTACACAAGGGCAAATATTATTTCAGTTCTTGATTGAGTCTGTCATGTTAACGTTATTTGGTGGTTTAATTGGAATTTTATTAGGGGTTGGAGGCTCTTCGATTGCGGCAATGTTTCTGCAATGGGAACCACTTGTTTCATGGCAAGTCGTTTTGATCGGAACTCTATTCTCCATGTTAATTGGTGTGATCTTTGGGGTTTTACCTGCTAACAAAGCAGCAAAACTTGACCCTATTGATTCACTACGATACGAATAAGGAACAAAAGGAAAGACCCATCGTTCATTGATAACGAAGGGTCTTTTTAGCAGAGTGAGAAAGTATATAAATAGGTCCTTATGTGGATGGTGCTTTTATTTTTGTCTAGCTCCAGCGCCTAGCCAGGAGACGCCTCCAGGAGGGAGGTGGATCTACGTTGCCACAGGACGTGGCTGTTTTTAGTAGATCCTCCTCTTTCGGGCTTTTCGTGTTTCCTTTATCTCATACGGCGATGAACAGGATGTTCTAGCGTCAACGTTAGTCACAGGATGTGACTGCTCTTAGTTGACGTTCACTTTTTTATGCGTCGCTAGACGGTCGCTTGCGCTTTTCTTATTTGCGAATGTAAGTGACTAATTTTGTTCTTGGCTTTTAAAATAAGAGTGCATAATCTTATTGCTTGATGAAAAGTTCTTGATATTATAGCAAATATAAGACGACATGCGGTCGGTTGTTTATTTATTATTCAACTAAAAGTACTAATGGTTCATTAGCAACACTAATGTTATTCACGACTTGTAAGGAACTAACTTGGATATAACTAACTTGATTGGTCGCATTTCTTGAGGCGACAATATATTCACCGGAGGACGAGATATCAAAGAAACCTTTACCAAATCCATCAATTTCAGAAGTGCCGGTGATGACCCTAAATTCTTGATCATTTCGGGAAACTTGGCTCAAAAAACCTAAACCAGTTTCTGGAATAGTAACAGAAGCAAAGATTAAACTTTCATCTGTTTCTTCTTGCAATTCTTTTATAACGGGAACATCCAGTTCTGGGAATTCAATTGTTTGAAAGGATTGTAAAGTTAAAGTATCAGATAATGTGAAACCTTGGGTATTATAAATGACTAATTGAGCATTTGTCTCTCCAACCCCTAATTCATCAACAAACTCAACTCCACCATAAAGATAGGAACCATCTAATGAATAGACCAAGCTTTTAAATGACTGCATGCCATTAAGTGTTCTTTGAGCTATTATGTTTAAATTACTGATTTCAAAAACAACAAATGCCCCATTGCCTCCTACGGTAATATTCTCTGATGCCACGACTAAATATTGATTATCTGGAGAAGAAACTAAAAACTTAGAGTTTATTAACTCGGTTTCAATCGTATTTATTATAATATTAGTACTAGTGTCAATTTCAGAGATGGTATTGTCTCCCGTATTAAGCACAAACAGCAATCCTGCATTTGTTCCACTCTCACTTGTAATCGCCAATGCACTTGGGTTACTCCCCACCCTAATTGAAGTTTCAAGCGTATTTGTAGCAGTGTCAATTACGGATACATATCCTGTTGATGCCCCTGTTGTTATATACACTTTTGAATGATCTGACCGAGCGATAATATTCTGGTTAAGAAGAGACTGTGGAGCAGAAGGGAGAGAAATCGTATTGATGACGTTGTTCGTAGATGAATCAATAATGGATAGGGTTGAATCCTCACTCCCAACATAGAGAAATGTACTTTCTTCCGTAGTTGCAGAGAGAATTGCAATCGGTTTTTCTCCTACAATTATATTCGTACTATCATCGATAGAAAGGAAAGCGACTTCAGTACCTTTACTTTCTCCTACGTAAACATTTGGCAAAGTTACAACAGCGGTATCAAAGCGGGTTAAAAATACATTATCGACAACCACACTTGGTGAAAACGCTAATCCACCTTTGCGAATAATGACTTCGGCAAATCTTACCCCTAATGGCACAGTTTCCGTTAGTAAAGTGATTAAATTAAAATTTCCTTCTTTTCCATTAGGTAATTGACCTTCTGAAATAGTTGCTTCTAGTCCAATCGAAATCTCTCGTAATGAACGGTCGAGAAAGATTACGAGTATTTCCATAGGAGGAGCATTACCATCTTTTACAGTAGCTAGAGAAAGACTTAATTGATAACTTTCACCTTCAATGACATTGACTGTTTGTAAGATAAAGGCTTCATCCTCACCTCCTGCTAATCTTGCAGTATAGTTTCCAACTAATACGGGACAGGGTGTCATAATGACATCTGAATTTTCTCCTTGCCAAGGACCTAATTGTCCTAATCGAAAACTTCCGTTACTAATGAGATTTTGAATTTGTGCCACAAAAACACCTCTTTTCGTTTTTTATTCATTCACACTGTATGTTATGAAAAAAAATACATGGAAGTTCAAGTTTTTTTAAAAAAGAAAAAACTCCCTTGTTTAAGTTCGAGAAGTGAGCAATCATTTTGTTTCGCTTCACTTCACACGATTCCCATAGTGGTTAACACCAACATGTTAAATAGATTCAGCCCCTTATTTTTTACCTAATGACTAATATGAGGAAGGTTTTAGCCTAATCTTTTGATTGTAAGGAACCTTCATTTACCTTACTCATAGGCTATATAAATCAGTATATTCGTAACAAAAGGTTGGTTTGAGGTGAAATCGGTTTTATGAATACTTTCAGTAGATTCACTTTAAAATTTTGATGTGGTATTGAAGGCTAGGTTCTTATTTTCTATGACAATAAATGAGGTGCAAATTATGTCACTTATTCAAAACTTGATTGAAAATGGTAACTTCAAACAAGG
This portion of the Bacillus carboniphilus genome encodes:
- a CDS encoding L-lactate permease encodes the protein MLKVIFSFLPLITIILFIFIFKKSAIYTGLFVTFLTATIALLPIFNISIMDFSHPLIKAILITIIIAYILVFGILLYELMEKAGAISRIASTIASSTNDRIHQVMLLALGLSPLIESLSGFGLAVVVIAPILLALGFTPIQSSLISLTSLIIIPWGTLAMGTIIGATLGEIPLKSLGEGTSLMMIPLFIYFSILISYFAVGKKLLISRINEVIAIGLLLGIFTWFANHFISVEIAGIFSSLMIILSIFCLITFKNKRNGIYYIKDNKKDNMKTFISYISPYILLIFLLFLSRTSSSIKETLKGISNLSLQQYNIDFFLFFSPGFFLIISCIYSISFFKLSKKDILVSSKQTLQKCIPVLLATFFYIFISEMMQTAGMFTVLSILASETMGFVFLFISPLIGAMGGFLTGSNTASNTMFIRLQTETAIHIGLSPVLLATTQNVSSSLMTMVNPSRVTLGASVCKISLQENVIQKKMGLIGLGTLTIIFIELIIIYYIYNFK
- a CDS encoding helix-turn-helix domain-containing protein; the protein is MHFGKNVKKIRKQKGITLQKLSQLSEVSPSMLSKIEREEKNPTIQVACQIAEGLNITLSDLLDQKERKKDRMVLKKETRQIYIDKKFGFERHLLSPSAPSSGIEFILNKIPPKSESGIFPAHKEGVTETIYVAKGCITVELDGGDFKENLNEGDSFYFEANTEHRFINKTDEESHYYLVIHSTIK
- a CDS encoding Yip1 family protein; this encodes MEMQTETTHVDNKKPSLFGVFTSPGLQFERLRERPTVWVPLLVLIILWALDGFLRAISYDYEPELIEGVTLEQAKFWGMIGGTGGALIAVPIGSLISAVIVLIIAKIAQKKPTFKQLYSFALYASVVGIVGALLNSILFYILGFSISEKTPELTSLGSLIESEGALQGFLNSIELFTIWSTVIFAIGLEKVVGLSKRSAWIISIAFLLVLIIISVVTASFSTSLGGM
- a CDS encoding efflux RND transporter periplasmic adaptor subunit, translating into MSKAVKIIIGIVIVLAIGGFVGLNIYQQKEETAASSIVETVSLEKEEIVQNVMVPGTLELTDEQRIYFEVDKGKVKEIFVKKGDKVKEGTKLVEYENQQVTLEKEQNALEVESSNLQLKQYDSQMDDLKDEQKELEKQIGEDEAKKQIDEQREQLKLDKKIAELSLKQTDLQKQTIEKAISDLTVKSEINGVVVNVDETAMNPSMQDAGTLIHVANMDSMQVTGVISEYDTLKVKKDQPVKLTSEVLPEKEWKGKVSYIGDLPEGSALGEGGGAVQYSIIVAVEEASKMEAKPGFQLLMEIETERREVETLPLEAVQQEGEDYFVYLVQEGVAIKQPVTVGSTSEEFIEIVEGVTDSDVIINNPDGMITDGMEVSVE
- a CDS encoding ABC transporter ATP-binding protein, with the translated sequence MIKLQSITKSYMIAKESFDVLKSVDLQIDEGDFVAIMGPSGSGKSTLMNIIGCLDKPTKGQYFLDNTDISTYKDKKLADVRNQSIGFVFQQFHLLPRLTALKNVELPMIYAGMPAKERKDKAMNALEKVGLTDRMNHMPNELSGGQKQRVAIARSIVNQPRIILADEPTGALDTKTSASIMELFQSLNEEGTTVAIVTHEKEVADHARKLIFVRDGKVEYTSEQQEVSL
- a CDS encoding ABC transporter permease, translating into MSLLENIKMAISSVMAHKMRSILTMLGIIIGVGSVILVVAIGQGGEQMLKNSIVGEENTIQVYYSPSEEEMERDPNIFDKPAFTEEDIRNLKQIDGVKNVATMTTVGQQSRYKEEMLDLNINVINEAYLKVNEIRVAEGKPFDRSDFLGARRVGIVSDQVKEDFFPDQSPIGEVLWLGSQPIEIIGVQEAPTGLFSFSVQSIYIPDSTYNAAFGKLSYDELTLQVESKDQFERVGEEATTLLNNAHGTEESYQVFNMEEMADGVSQVTTIMTMIVGSIAGISLLVGGIGVMNIMLVSVTERTREIGIRKALGATQGQILFQFLIESVMLTLFGGLIGILLGVGGSSIAAMFLQWEPLVSWQVVLIGTLFSMLIGVIFGVLPANKAAKLDPIDSLRYE
- a CDS encoding NTTRR-F1 domain, encoding MAQIQNLISNGSFRLGQLGPWQGENSDVIMTPCPVLVGNYTARLAGGEDEAFILQTVNVIEGESYQLSLSLATVKDGNAPPMEILVIFLDRSLREISIGLEATISEGQLPNGKEGNFNLITLLTETVPLGVRFAEVIIRKGGLAFSPSVVVDNVFLTRFDTAVVTLPNVYVGESKGTEVAFLSIDDSTNIIVGEKPIAILSATTEESTFLYVGSEDSTLSIIDSSTNNVINTISLPSAPQSLLNQNIIARSDHSKVYITTGASTGYVSVIDTATNTLETSIRVGSNPSALAITSESGTNAGLLFVLNTGDNTISEIDTSTNIIINTIETELINSKFLVSSPDNQYLVVASENITVGGNGAFVVFEISNLNIIAQRTLNGMQSFKSLVYSLDGSYLYGGVEFVDELGVGETNAQLVIYNTQGFTLSDTLTLQSFQTIEFPELDVPVIKELQEETDESLIFASVTIPETGLGFLSQVSRNDQEFRVITGTSEIDGFGKGFFDISSSGEYIVASRNATNQVSYIQVSSLQVVNNISVANEPLVLLVE